ATTATGCATTCTATCACTCCCACTAATTTCACCATTTTTAATGAACCTTGTATTTCCAGTTTCAACAATACTAGTACTGTGATTAGGACAATAAAATCTATACCCCTTGGACTTTTTCAAATATCCAATGAAATAACCACTGGTAGTTCTAAagtccaatttcttttcatgtgaATTGTAAACCCTTACTTCTGCTAGGCAACCCTAAACATATAAGTGTCTTAAACTAGGTTTCCTACCTGTCCAtaattcaaaatgagtttttggaACTGCCTTACTAGGAACCTTGTTTAGCAAATACATAGCTGTCTTTAATTCATTCATCCACAAGGATAAGGGTAAAGATGAGTGACTCATCATACTCCTAACCATTTCTATTAGGATACGATTATGCCTTTCaaaaacaccattttgttgtggtgtaccTAGCATTGTGTATTGAGCATAAACACCGTGTCTTTCAAGGAATTTGGCAAATGGTCCTGGATATTGACCTGAttcatcaaaattttcataatatttaCCACCTCTATCTGACCTtacaattttcatctttttatctAATTGTCGCTCAACCTCTTTAATATACATCTCAAGTGCATCAATAGATTAAGACTTATCATGCAATAGATAAACATAATCGTAAcgtgaaaaatcatcaataaaggtgataaaatatttttctctgcCAAAAGATGGAGCATCAAAAGGTCCACAAATATCGGTGTGTATAATTTCAAGAAGCTGTGAACTTCTTATGTCTCATTTCTTAgtgtgttttgtttgtttgcctTTAATACAATCAATACAACTTCAAGGTCAGTAAAATCTAAATATGGAAGGATTTCGTGCTTTACTAATCTTTCCATCCTTTCTCTAGATATATGACCCAAACGTTTATGCCACAAGTAAGCTGGATTTTCATTAACTAAACTACGTTTAGTACCAACATTATGATGCAAGGTCATCAGAGTCCCAACAAACACATTATCAAGTTTGAACTTGTAGAGACCACCACATAATATACTAGAACCAATGAACTGTTATGTTTGAATAAACTAAAAGATCCAgaatcaaatttaaaagaaaaaccagGCTACATCAAGTTTTTGTAATGAAACTAAATTTTGAGTAAATGTAGGAACATAAAGAATTTCTAATAAATCTAAGTAATGTTTGGTATCCAGAATCAAATGGTAAGTGTCAATGCCTTCAATGGGAGCTTTGCTTTTATTCCCATGAACTCGAAACTTTCATTTGGCCTTGTGGTTCAGATCGTAAGGAACCACTGCATCGTATTAGAAATATGAGTAGTGGAACCAGAATCAATCCATCAAGTGTTATGTGGAACTTCAGTAAAGTTTGATTCATAACATACTAAAGCACAAGGCTTACCTTTCTTTTCGAACCAAGCTTTACGTTTCAGAAAGTCTTTCTTCATGTGTCCACTTTTCTTACAAAAGTGACACTTAATAGCCATAGGTTATTTATGAGCACCTTTCGAAGAATTGTTCAGGTTACGAGGACTTTTCTTCTTGCTCTTGCCACTTCTCTTCTTGAAACTTTTACCAGCTTCTTGATGCTTTAAGAAATGAACAAAATGAGCTATTTGGTTCTTCAGCCTCGTCTCCTCTTGAATGAGCATACTGGTCAATTCATTGATGTTCCACTTATCCTTTATAGTGTTATAGTTCATTTGAAATAGCACGTATTGCTCTGGAGGCAAGGAATTGAGTATAAATTATACCAAGAAATACTCATCCACGGTCATTCCCAAGGTTTTTAATTGCACTGCTAAGGTGGTCATTTTCAGAATGTGCTCATGCATGGTACGAGAACCATCATATTTCATGGTGGTCAAAGAACTCATTAATGTATTGGCCAGAGATTTATCAACAATCTGGGAACGCCTTTCCACGAACTTCATAAGTTCCTTAGCGTTTTCAGTTTTGGGAAGCgttaattttatgtttgcaaTGGTCATCTGCATAAACATAAGCCACAATATGTTTGATCTCTCCTATACTTTATAGAACTCCATCTGCTCATCGATGCTTTTATCGGTGAAATCAGCAGATTTCTCAGTTCTGAGTGCTAAATCAAGATTCAGAACACCTAAGTGAAACTCAACTTGTTCACTACAGTCGGAGAAATTTAATCCATTGAAAAATGGTATAGATGATTCTTGCGAATGCATTGAAATAGGTACAgatactacaaaaaaaatttaaatactcaTATATTAATGCATcaaaaatttcatataatttcAAATTCAGATATTAATCATAAGGCACATCATAGTTCTCCTTTGGGCGAtactaagatgtacaaaataaaataataataattgataattaaatatgcaCCAATTAGATCTATTTACTGTCTTTGGATATGCAAAATAAAACCAatagaatataataattatcaCATTCATATTTGACAATTATAAGGACAAATAATTAACCTTTGGGCTAATCCCGAATAGCCTTATAATGCAAATTTCAATTTACCCACAAACAAATATCaagcaaaactttaatgtcatcattaaacattatgtttatgggaaattgaaaataatttataactcaaaatttatttactttacaaAATTTGGCCACTTTGGTGACtaacaaatttttcttaatataaattttaagctataaatatttatttcatttattatatatacacacaccataattgtatatatataaacaaatccaATTATGGatctattattttataatttgaaatttatttactttacaaATATTTGGCCACTTTGGTGACtaacaaattttctttttcttaatataaatttcaaattataaatattttatttcatttaatatatataccataactatatatatatatacgtatattaATAATGCAGCACACACACAATATAGAGTggttcaattttaaaaatttagtccACTATCTTGACTCCTCACCAAAGATTTTGGCAAAACAATTTTATCTTGGTAGTTTTTTAGTAGATTCAGCTACTAGCCTAACCTTAATTCAGCCACAACCAATACTTTTTTACAGGGTAAGGCTTAACCTTTACAAATTTCACAATGAAATGTGAAAGAGATATTTTAAGAGAAGAAAACGATATTACAAgtaattagaaacttctttttgATGAACATAGAGATTCATAAAATCAATGAATGTAAGTACACTCTCTTtgaattaatcgagtaagaataGACGTGTAAGTTTGAGAGTAGAAGACTAGAGCTTCCTTGATTGTGCATTGTGTTGTAACATTTTTCAGTAAGCGTCAACTCCTATTTATAGTCTTCTGGTATTGAATGCAACTGTTGATCTGTCTTAAACAATTagaatatttgttttgtctcaCAACTGCCACTTTTTTGTCTCTACAAACCTTAAACAATCAATTAGAAATTCATAAAGTACACACATGATGTTAGAAAATCATTTAATGCACTGAAAAGTAAAGACATATTGCATTTAATGAACTATaacgactatatttttcaaaatctgtcAAGTGTTACTTGAATACAAACTAGTCATTACTTGACTAAGTTTTATCTTTACTTGACTATATGCATTTTGCAATCTATTACTTTGTTGCTTACTTGAATGCAAagatttttacttgattaaacttAGGATCCAGACCTTGCTTATTTTTAACCTATGTTTACTTGATTACAAGAAAATCTACTCGAGTACAAGAGCATCTTCactcaattacaaaaacaaATACTCATTATCGAAACACAGTCGACTTTAGGAGAATATACTCGATTTCAAGACTGATTTACTTGAGTATAAATTAACCATTACATGACTAAAAATCTATTGCTcgattatttttaacttaacaGAGAGATGTATTATATATTCAAATACAAAGACTTGATTAGTTGAGTATACTTTATCTTTACTCGACTAAGCCTTCTTTTGTAATCGATTATGTTTAGAAATATTAGAACATTGCTTGATTACACAAGCTTTTTACTCGAtcactaaaaaattgaaaaatctacttaaaccTTTTCTGATTGATGAGTTACTTGATTACTAAAGACTTATTACTCGATTTACTGGAGCTTGAATTGAATccattacttgattaaaaataaaatgacttttttaaaaaaattatatattaatcctaagggaaattctatttgcaaccaccATTTTGCTCTTCACAATCATATTTCAATATATCTTAAATAccctattttaaaaatttatttttaccctcACTATTATAGCCACTTCTCTTTCAATGAATTGCCTGCCACCAAACATATGTAGCTACCCATTCATACTGGAGACCATGCAGAGAAGAACGTCTGATGCgatgcaaaaacaaaaaacgaatgaaaatagagaaatagaagaactcatatacatatatacatacacaatcaCACagaaacatatatacacatatccCCCCATacacagacatatatatacataaatatatatatacacacagattCTGGGAATCAGCCATGGCGGCCATACCCGTCGGCAGTACCCATTCATGCCCCCccgaaccctagggtttgggcGTCTTGAAGGTCCTTGAACCCCAAGGTTTGGGGCACATTGAAGGCCCCGAACCCTAGGGTTCAGGTTCGGAGAAAGCCATGTCTAGGGTTCGGGAAAGTCTAGGATTCAGGGAAATCCATGTTCCCTAAACCCTGGGGAAGTGCcaagtttataaatattttttattttaatttatgaataattggataaaaaataaaatataaaaaaattaaagatgtaAAATCAtcactataaaaaattaaaatataaaatataaaaaaatcatcactATCAATTTCcccatatattaaataaaatttatgaaaaaatatgcatttattttttttagaaattaaattattcaagtccaatacttagataaaaaaattaagtataaaaaaaagttaatcaacactatttaattaaaaaataggtTTGGCcaatagttaaataaaataaaaaaaattaaggatgtGTTCCCCCAACCCGTGAGTTCGGGGAACTATGGATATGGAAATCCATATAtacttagataaaaaatatataaatttgtttttttttaaaaaaattaaattattcaagtgtaatactttgataaaaaaattaagtataaaaaaatatgttaatgaacactatttaattaaaaattggaTTTGTCGAATacttacataaaaaataaaatataaaaaaaataaagatataaggTTCGAGAACCATGAATTTTTCGATCGTTGTGTTGAAATTTCCAAACTTAAACTCGTTgcaaaatcaaaaattcaaattcattacttaaaaattttgatgagaCGAGATAACTCCAGCAACAAACAAACAACAGGTGACAGAATAGAGAAGGCGATGTGTGACTTGTGGCTGTGCGCGAGGTATGAAATATATGGGAGAGAATAATTTTGGAATATAAATGACtataaagaataataaaaatggttgttaagaataattataATCATCCTTCTTtaaccaaatttattaattttcttatcaagTCAAAACATCAAATTTCACAACACCTGTCATCGACGCTATTCCAAGAACCAGCTCTGGATGATCAGAATTTTGAAGATTAAACGGATCGTCATTAAAGAAATCACCGCTTATGTTCGGAATGATCTCTGCAAAAGTTGCGTCGACTTCTTCCATCTCGCTAGATATGAGAAAACTAGAAAACTGCCATGGTATCCAAGTAATtggagagagaaaatacaacagaaTCGTCactatgaaaattaattatagaaagtaTTTATAGCTCGGCTACGTAAAACAACCACTACAACAAACTACTACAACTTTGAAGATGAGGCAAAACTAATATCACTGACTGTGTGATACAAGAAAAACAAcagcaaaataaaaatatgataaaaatggCAACATTATATAGTCAAATATTATCTACAGTCCCACACTCTTCAGCAACGTCACATCCTCTTACTGGTAATTAGCCGATAAACAACAATTTGAGAAGCTCACCGCAAGAAGTAATTAACGATGACTATTGACTTGGAATCTTTCTACGTCCACCAAAGATGACTAGTAATCGCCGGAAACGTTATCTTCGTTTTCGTGCTTTCTctgccacacacacacacacacacacacacacacacatatatatatatatatatatgaattgatCGTCCATCAAAGAGAGATAGAGGGGAAATGGAGCAGATGCTATGTGAAGCAGCAATCACTGGGAATGTTAACTCGCTGCTCGGAATCCTTCAACAAGACGCACTGATTCTCCATAGAGTTTCAGCGAATTGCCTCAACTCGAGCCCTCTCCACCTCGCTGCATCGCGGGGGAACGCCGAGTTCGTGAGACTGCTTCTGCAAACCAATTCAGAGCTCGCCGGTGCTTTGGATTCGCGGCAGAGGTCGCCGCTACACTTGGCGGCAGCCAATGGGTTCCTCGACACAGTCCGAGAGCTGGTCAATGTCAGCCCGGAGATGTGCCGATCTCGCGACCGGGACGGCGCGAATCCGCTCCACCTGGCGGCGATGAAGGGCAAGGTGGAGGTGTTGGATGAATTGGTTTGGAAGTGCCCGCATGCCGCCCTAGCCAGGCTCGACGGCGGCGCCACTGTTTTGCACCTCTGCGTGATGCATGATCAGTTGAATGCTCTGGCCCTTTTGCTGCACAGAATCACGTGCCTGCAGCTCGTCAACGCCAAGGATGACAACGGCAACACAATCCTGCATCTAGCTGTCATGTACAAACGATTTGAGGTAAGGTTATTTGTTGAGTCAGATCcatttataatataatcattTGCAAgaatcattaatttaatttgataggAAGAACTATTCCATATGGGATCTTCACGTGCATTTATGCTTCTGTGGAACTTCTCCATTGGTGTGCATATATCCTGTTCTCATAATGCAAAAgctttaaaaaatgttttctatcaatttaattattgggaatatttttagtgttttaatttctaatcttttattttcttgataattttcttttccacagaaacatgaaaaatatgtttaattgtTGAATGCAGGAAAAGATGCATTCTTTCATCTtataaacaaaaggaaaaaaattatgttaaaattgattatttaatataCGTGTTTTAaagtattaataattatattgttattcttttaaaattaattttctgcTGGGCTAGAAGATgggttgatatttttttatgcattttgagAAGAATATTGATGTTTCAGATTGTTAGACACATGGTTAAGGAGAGCAAAATAGACGTCAATGCAACAAATTCAAGCGGACACACAGCAATGGACATTCTTTCTCTTGCAAAGAGTAGCGACAGAGGGCCAGACAAGTTGATTCTCGACATGGAAGAGTTCCTCACAGAATCCAAAGCTAAGAAAGGCAAAAGCCTCGCACAGGAAGACTGGGTGACTAAGAAAAGGGATGCTCTAATGGTGGTGGCATCACTGATCGCCACAATGGCTTTCCAAGCCGGGGTGAATCCTCCAGGAGCGGTCTGGCAAGAAGATAATGATAAACACCGAGCTGGTGAAGCAGTGATGGCTTACAACTATCCAGATTCATACCACTACTTCCTGCGGTCCAACACCATAGGCTTCGTGGCATCGTTGAGCACCATCTTGTTGCTCATCAGTGGCTTTCCATTTAGGAGAAGGGCCTTTATGTGGATTCTGGTGGTGATCATGTGGCTGGCCATTTCTGCTACGGCTTTCAGCTACGCGTTTGCCAACGTTGTGATCACGCCCAAGAAGGATCGGGGGTCGCTCAGTGACACCATTCTTGTTGCAGTCATCGTATGGTGCAGTGTTATGGGGCTTCTTCTACTCGTCCATACGGGTCGCTTGATAGCGACCATTATCCAAGAGAAACACAATATTAGAAGCAACGCttttgataggatttttagGTTTCGGCTCGGAAGGAAAAACCAAACTCCAACAGATCCCAACTTAGGTTATGGGAACCAGTCCGTAATGTTTAAACTTCCTGCTGAAGATTGAACTTCAATTTGATAGGATTTTTACGCATCAATTTTGTACGTACTCTCATGGTTAGGATGTACCCCCAACACAAATAAATGAAGggtaatttttcaatatatattggCATCTACATCTCGAAAGTTTTGAAGAATAACTTTTAGGTCTTGGTTCCGAAGTGAccattttgttttttcctttataGAAGTTCACTTTGATTGGGCCCTAGGtattttcttgtaattgtaTACTGATGGCAAGTGCTTCGAGAAGATAACTAGAAATCTCTCTCAAAAACTTaggttgcattctctttattttttaatttttaattttaaattttaaatttattttaaattttttattttaatagtctatttttaaaaaattaaaaataaaaaattgacaacgcattctctttgtcattttaaaaaactatttctcaaaaaagaaaattagaaaatgtattctctttgaaattttgaaaataattttttaatgatattttatttaataaatctaattatttagtaaattagaaatatttaatgttaatataatattaaaatatatatatattttaaagttaatgaattttgtaatatttttttcattacaataataaaatatgattaaataaataaataaatatgttttagtttagagtttgttttagatgaaaacactcaaaacaatttttttttgttttgagttttctctatattttttttattttcaaaattgcatttttaaaaataataaaaagaatgcgtttttattattttaaaaaattaaaaattaaaaataatttaaaaacgtaaagagaacgcagccttacATTTTAACTCATATTCTAACTTATAAAATTTCGATATTTATAACAATCTTATTAACTCAAATATTGAACACATtggatattattttataaaatttgaaaaggtcaaatataaatataatctaAAATGTCAAAGAACCCCAATCACTATCCTTAagtatgttttgatgatgaaatagaTGATGATAAAATCATAGGTAAAACTTTAatgaatttaatgaaaaaatattaatcaagGAAAGCCCAATAACAAGTATCAAATTACGTACGCGATTAAAACTCTTTGGTCATTGAGTGAATATGATTAGGGAAGTTAGTATTAACCAATTTTAAAAACCATCACTCGAGTATTCAATTTTGATAATCAAGCAGATTAATTTTGAGGCTTagtgttaatcgagtaagaaaatGATGAGTTGAGTGACAAGTTGTCATACTCAACTACCTTAGTAACTCAATCGTGTAGTACTTGAAAATTGTTAGTTCAATCAAGCATCTTATAAATATTCTAATGTTAAGTCGTGTATATGTTTGTTGTACTCGAgtaatgcattaaaaaatacttaaatcGAGTGATTTAAGTTTTATTCGACTAACTGAGAGATTAGTTGAGTAAATAAGTTGAATAATCAAGTaagaaataaagttaaaatagcAAGCCTTTGTGCTTATATCATTATAAGAAATTCGGGATTTAATGacgaaaattttatttactattttgcaACAAAATAGTCACGGAATAGTGAtgaattacattatttttttgtaaaattaacgATGAATTAGCAATAGAAAAATATTCTatcactaaaataataaaaaattaaaaaaaagatttttaaatttttagcgaCTAAAATaataatccgtcgctaaattagcAAGGAACAGGTGTTTCCGTCGctaacttttaataataataaaaattaaattaaatttttatctagccacggaattcattttccatctctaattttagcgacgaaaaatacatttcattgctaaaattagcgataaaattcaattttaatataatttttttattattaaaagttaGCGATTAAAACACTtgttcgtcgctaattttagtgacggattattattttcgtcactaaaattaaaaataaaaaaaaaatttaatatttgtttaaaaaataaaaaaattaaaaattaattttagcgatggattatCTAAATTTGTCGCTGATTTAGTGACGTAATATtcaatccgtcgctaatttttatttttcttttatttttaatcaattaatttataaatatttaaacttgagatgaatatttaaattttataaaaaattaaatatattaatgtataaatatatttaaaaattaaatatacatttaaacatgagatgaatataaaaaatttaatttataaacaaggttgttaaaatcgggattttaagtgggatcgataaagggtccataaaatcggatcataaaatcgtaagattttagagataattaaaaataccctttaatttttgtaaatatatgtttataataatataattttataaaaaataattaatattatctaataacttgattattccttattataattcaaaaaatgatacttcccaaatataactaaaaaactagcaggttggtatagacaatttagaggcaaaatataagtaatttagaggtaaaatatagcttaaaattctttagaggatgcttccaatgtcttccattaaatttagattgtaattttttcttgatttaacattgattaaatcaagtaatatcccaatttggggttgggtggtccattaattaattacttgtttgtcttgatttacttatgcaatcaatgttaaatcaaataaaaattataatttaaatcaagtaaattggaacttatgcaattaatgttagatgctatgtgacattggaatttatgtaatcaatgttaaatcaagttccaatttagaggcaaaatataacaattcattgcataagttccaatgtcagatgctatgtgacattgagacgttggaagtatcctctaaattacaacttaaatcaatagaggtatttgaatcgtaaaatcgttcggagatctctgaagcgtaaaatcgtacatgtaaaatagagattttataggattttatctcaaattggattttacatgggatttgaatcgtttgggggtcttcgaatcgtaaaatcgtaaaatcgtatgcGTAAAAtcggattttaacaacaatgtttataaaatttaaaatttttaatttaaataaatatattaagttttaaaaaccataatattgttaaattctaaatatatcaattaatatatttcatgtgcataaaataaaaataaaaaatatattaaatgtattataattaactattggtaatatttattaaattgtacaaaatgtaaacaaacactacatttgaaaaataaataaaaagttcaaaaattaaaatattgttaaagtttttattattttaaattttagaaatcataaaaataaaataatatcgaGAGATTGTATTATATAGAAATGAGATTAGGGGCTACCTTGTCAGTCTcttcttctctataaataggagaacttTTCGCTAAACTAAAATATGCTCATAATCTTAATAAAACTATAATTTTACTTCCAACACAAGATTGACTTATGCATCAAAAGGTTTGCAAGTGATTTCATTTGCGCTCtaaacttgtttttctcttatCAAGCCTCTCGGAGATGTTAAGAGACATTTTCTTGCATCTTGATCGAGACATTCTctcacattaaaaaaattcattgttATATCTTAACAATAATAGTCTAAATTCAGCATATAATAATGGTACTTAACTTGGACattcaatttttattagaaagaaattatttttaaaataattcatgaaatgtctccttattttttatggaaatattatcaaaactatttttaaacTCTCTTAATGTTTGTCTTTGTGCATCAAAGCTCTTCATTGTTTTGTTGATCATCACAGTCGTATATcgttagttttgaaaatttatttcctttttagTGTTTAGTTTTACTTTTGTTGTCTATAAGTTTTGgctcattatttttttgtgagacTCTAGATCTATCCTAATAATCTGTAGTTGTTCTGCGGTCTTCGTTTGatgtaattcttatttatagaaaaaaattaattatttgaggtaACAAACTAATAACAAATAAtccaatatatcaaactaatttattataattgttagatttattatataattatatttttaaataaatattaatttgaaatgcaatcatttaaattattttattatcacattttagatgattacaataaattattatttaaattatttaataattatcataatttaaattattttgtcacctatcataatcttaaattatattatttttatcaattaaataattattaatattattttttatttaattattaaatattaaaaaaaaactaagtgaATTAAAGAGGTGGGAATCTCTCAACCTCTTTCCTTGGCCAAATCCCCCCTCCCAATTAGTGCATTCTGCAAACCTTTCTCCTTTTCTGGCTCTCTCACCCTCACTCTCACCTTCGTCTTCACTCTCACATCTTGCTTGCTcactctctcgctctcgctcgtaGCTCGCTCTCACTCTCAATAACATCTcgtatcgagtgataggaaggactggaacaacttaccttgatgggcttacgcgaacttcccaggagtcatccatccttgagcttccccagttcaagcacacttaactcaggagttctttacctatattcagcccaaaagttATCAAACTGGTACTGAtttcttctttacttatcctcgatatatattaccattctctagactcttggggtattacattcttccccctgagcacatgacgttctcgtcatgcgatCTTATAACTAATCTCAAATCTTCTTCCTTtagggggctgccatcctagaagcctaccAGAAGTCGCTCCATATACAGGCTCTTGAGCCCCGGCACCACTCCATGCCCTCATCGGAtagccttcaccaagggtcagatctgataccacctgtaacatctcatATTGAGAGATAGGAAAgatcagaacaacttatcctgattaGTCTACGGGAACTTCCCAGCCTAAAATGCAATGACAAGTGTACTAGTTGATCAAGAAATAAAGTGAATGAgtaaagtatcgttcccacgggGACTGCCGAAATAAGTACCGAAACGAAGCAATCATATtctttatctagaaaaatcgaattagagataatatcaactaactataaaataaagtaagaagaaTACAACGtatcaaaaataacaaaataaagagCAATTAAACAAGTTAAAATAGAGATATAAGATACATAAGGAATTCGATTCACCTATAAGAATACTGTAATCCTTACTAAATAAGTTAATTTGATGGATTTTACTTATATGTGATGAcgaaatttcataatttatttattatccttTGGCCTGGGTATAACAAAACTATCGCTAATCACTAATTCTACACTTGATccatgtaaaattaattaattaatgacgcattaagttttgtgaaattcACTAACTCAAATCACTAATTCAAGTTACCGCAAAGATGAATATTCATACTTGGTCCATTTCAATATCCAATCTAAGTTATGTGATATGCAAAACTTAATATAGAATTACTTGGTCTATATCATCTATgttcataaaatcatttaacaGGCGATCAGGCTGTCAATCACAATAttatgagggaatatttacagggggtAATTTTATTGTACTACCcttgggaggttaccattaacttggagccatgtgtgccagtaaaggccAATATGCAATCGCCACATGTCAAGTTCTAAGAGTTCCACGTGTCT
The Diospyros lotus cultivar Yz01 chromosome 12, ASM1463336v1, whole genome shotgun sequence DNA segment above includes these coding regions:
- the LOC127814084 gene encoding ankyrin repeat-containing protein BDA1-like, yielding MEQMLCEAAITGNVNSLLGILQQDALILHRVSANCLNSSPLHLAASRGNAEFVRLLLQTNSELAGALDSRQRSPLHLAAANGFLDTVRELVNVSPEMCRSRDRDGANPLHLAAMKGKVEVLDELVWKCPHAALARLDGGATVLHLCVMHDQLNALALLLHRITCLQLVNAKDDNGNTILHLAVMYKRFEIVRHMVKESKIDVNATNSSGHTAMDILSLAKSSDRGPDKLILDMEEFLTESKAKKGKSLAQEDWVTKKRDALMVVASLIATMAFQAGVNPPGAVWQEDNDKHRAGEAVMAYNYPDSYHYFLRSNTIGFVASLSTILLLISGFPFRRRAFMWILVVIMWLAISATAFSYAFANVVITPKKDRGSLSDTILVAVIVWCSVMGLLLLVHTGRLIATIIQEKHNIRSNAFDRIFRFRLGRKNQTPTDPNLGYGNQSVMFKLPAED